In one Terriglobia bacterium genomic region, the following are encoded:
- a CDS encoding FAD binding domain-containing protein, with translation MGISGVKEFCRPQSARDVVELLARHGDRAVLLAGGTFLHGLFARGLGSGVEFLVDLQKAGLSYVRAENGGIALGAMTTFRELAETDQVKKMPEFGALRDALQYPPAQIRNLATVGGCVASAYSLFDLPVALMALDGSVKSLGPRGPREIGLEKFFVDYFEHSLEKGEILTDVLLPKPAARSASAFLKLETNSNDLALLNAGVRLTLDQSGLCRDARVVMGGGVGKVPVRAVSCEAVLNGQRPSRALFESAAQKVSSDIHPVSDHRASGQYRRAVAKVYLRRTLLRAAERLGLTIA, from the coding sequence ATGGGCATCTCGGGAGTCAAGGAATTCTGCAGGCCACAAAGCGCGCGCGATGTCGTGGAGCTTCTCGCCAGACATGGCGACCGTGCGGTGCTCCTGGCGGGCGGAACCTTCCTGCATGGCCTCTTCGCCCGCGGGCTGGGCTCCGGGGTCGAGTTTCTTGTGGATCTGCAAAAAGCCGGACTTTCGTATGTGCGAGCGGAGAACGGCGGCATCGCTCTCGGGGCGATGACCACTTTCCGGGAATTGGCGGAGACCGACCAGGTCAAGAAGATGCCGGAGTTCGGCGCGCTCCGGGATGCTCTGCAGTATCCGCCGGCGCAAATCCGCAATCTGGCCACGGTCGGCGGGTGCGTGGCCAGCGCCTACTCCTTGTTCGACCTGCCGGTGGCCCTGATGGCTCTCGATGGTTCCGTGAAGTCCCTGGGGCCGCGCGGTCCCCGGGAGATCGGCCTGGAAAAGTTTTTTGTGGACTACTTCGAGCACTCCCTGGAGAAGGGCGAGATCCTCACCGACGTGCTCTTGCCCAAGCCTGCTGCGCGTTCGGCCAGCGCCTTCCTCAAGCTGGAGACCAATTCGAACGATCTCGCTCTGCTCAATGCCGGAGTGCGCCTCACGCTGGACCAGTCCGGCCTGTGCCGGGATGCCCGCGTCGTGATGGGCGGCGGCGTGGGCAAGGTGCCGGTGCGCGCGGTGTCCTGCGAAGCCGTGCTGAACGGGCAGCGCCCCTCGCGGGCCCTGTTCGAGAGCGCGGCGCAGAAGGTTTCCTCGGACATTCATCCGGTTTCCGACCACCGGGCCTCGGGACAATACCGGCGGGCGGTGGCCAAGGTTTATCTGCGCAGGACACTTTTGCGGGCTGCGGAACGCTTGGGCCTGACGATCGCCTGA
- a CDS encoding molybdopterin-dependent oxidoreductase, which yields MSRLKIVGHSVLRTDAYDKVTGGKGYTVNLRLPGMLHAKLLRSPHPHARVLHIDTSRAEKLPGVKAVLTAADVPQIKYHPVYFSPSNAASMVRDMLILASTVRFAGEPVAAVAATRPEIAEEALELIRVDYEPLPAVFDPAEAMKPGAPQIYEHAPSNVVMNPSFSFGDLQKGFDEADYVFENTYRTQRVHTCYMEPRVCVVDSDTSGNLTIWSSTQHIFGLREKLAFALGIPISKVRAVKPEYIGGGFGGKLDMGFLEPVAALLSLKTGRPVRIEHSRYEDFITTARNPFEVHMKTGVKKDGTFIARSAKSILDTGAHATHGAVVLMVHGFFGFLLPYRCPNQKWEGMTVYTNNIIGGGFRGYGAPQAAFAVESQIDEICDKLKLDPIEFRLKNAHSEGEQHPFDPNFTLSTYRLADCLKKGAEQIGWSKRLPAGAGNGTKKRGIGFACQPLWVSGCVGFPDIYEHSGAVLKLNTDGTVNVSIATVDMGCGQNTVLSQIAAEELGVAVKDIRVTYADTDTVPFDAPSHASRVTYSAGNAVKAAAASAKVRVFQVASGLLNTTPENLEIVDGRVQVKGAPANGMSLADVVKRAESPCVNMVPDGMQRTPLEEKGTIMGIACLAPTSNPSPSAVEFVEVEVDTETGEVKVLRVAYAHDIGKVINPSGAEGQVEGGLQQGIGYALMENLVFDRSSGACLASDFLNYKMPTALEMPPEIKCLWVESDEPTGPFGAKSLAEPCLIVPAPAIANAVYNAIGVRVRELPITPEKILAALGKLEPA from the coding sequence ATGTCCAGATTGAAGATTGTCGGCCACAGCGTTCTCAGGACGGATGCCTACGATAAGGTCACCGGGGGCAAGGGCTATACCGTCAATCTCCGGCTGCCGGGCATGCTCCACGCCAAGCTCCTGCGCAGTCCGCATCCGCACGCCCGCGTCCTCCATATCGACACTTCGCGCGCGGAGAAGCTTCCGGGCGTGAAGGCTGTCCTCACGGCTGCGGACGTGCCGCAGATCAAGTATCACCCCGTCTATTTTTCGCCGAGCAATGCCGCGAGCATGGTCCGGGACATGCTGATCCTGGCCAGCACCGTCCGCTTTGCCGGTGAGCCGGTGGCCGCGGTGGCCGCCACACGGCCCGAGATTGCCGAGGAAGCGCTCGAGCTGATCCGCGTGGATTATGAGCCCCTCCCCGCCGTCTTCGATCCGGCCGAGGCCATGAAACCGGGCGCCCCGCAGATCTATGAGCACGCGCCGAGCAACGTCGTCATGAATCCGTCGTTCAGCTTCGGCGATCTGCAGAAAGGTTTCGACGAGGCCGACTACGTTTTCGAGAACACCTACCGCACGCAGCGGGTGCACACCTGCTATATGGAGCCCCGGGTCTGCGTCGTGGACAGCGACACCAGCGGCAATCTCACCATCTGGTCTTCCACCCAGCACATCTTCGGCCTGCGGGAAAAGCTGGCTTTCGCCCTGGGCATTCCCATCAGCAAGGTGCGCGCGGTGAAGCCGGAATATATCGGCGGTGGTTTCGGCGGCAAGCTGGACATGGGTTTCCTGGAACCGGTGGCCGCGCTGCTGAGCCTGAAGACCGGCCGGCCGGTGCGCATCGAGCATTCGCGTTATGAGGACTTCATCACCACTGCCCGGAATCCCTTCGAAGTGCACATGAAGACCGGGGTCAAGAAGGACGGCACCTTCATCGCCCGCTCCGCCAAGAGCATTCTGGACACCGGTGCGCATGCCACGCATGGCGCCGTCGTTCTCATGGTCCATGGCTTCTTCGGTTTTCTCCTCCCCTACCGCTGTCCGAATCAGAAATGGGAAGGCATGACCGTTTACACCAACAACATCATCGGCGGGGGGTTCCGCGGCTACGGCGCGCCGCAGGCCGCGTTTGCCGTCGAATCGCAGATCGATGAGATCTGCGACAAGCTGAAGCTCGATCCCATCGAGTTTCGGCTGAAGAATGCCCACAGCGAAGGCGAGCAGCACCCCTTCGACCCCAACTTCACCCTTTCCACCTATCGCCTTGCCGACTGCCTGAAGAAGGGTGCGGAGCAGATCGGCTGGTCCAAACGGCTCCCGGCCGGCGCCGGCAACGGCACGAAAAAACGCGGCATCGGATTCGCTTGCCAACCGCTGTGGGTCAGCGGCTGCGTAGGCTTCCCGGACATCTATGAGCATTCCGGCGCCGTCCTCAAGCTGAACACGGACGGCACGGTGAACGTGTCCATCGCTACGGTGGATATGGGTTGCGGGCAGAACACGGTCCTCAGCCAGATCGCCGCCGAAGAGCTCGGTGTAGCGGTCAAGGACATCCGGGTCACCTATGCGGATACCGATACCGTCCCCTTCGATGCCCCCAGCCACGCCAGCCGGGTCACCTATTCGGCGGGTAATGCGGTGAAGGCCGCAGCCGCGTCGGCCAAGGTGCGGGTTTTCCAGGTGGCCAGCGGTTTGCTGAACACCACCCCCGAAAATCTGGAGATCGTCGACGGGCGGGTGCAGGTGAAAGGTGCGCCGGCAAACGGAATGTCGCTTGCCGACGTCGTGAAGCGCGCCGAATCTCCCTGCGTCAACATGGTGCCCGACGGCATGCAACGCACCCCGCTCGAAGAGAAGGGAACCATTATGGGCATCGCCTGTCTGGCTCCCACCTCCAATCCCTCCCCCTCCGCCGTGGAGTTCGTCGAAGTCGAAGTGGATACCGAGACAGGAGAGGTCAAAGTTCTTCGCGTTGCCTACGCCCACGACATCGGAAAGGTCATCAACCCCTCGGGAGCGGAAGGGCAGGTGGAGGGAGGATTGCAGCAGGGCATAGGCTACGCGCTAATGGAGAATCTGGTCTTCGACCGCTCCAGCGGTGCGTGCCTGGCCTCCGATTTCCTCAACTATAAGATGCCCACCGCCCTGGAAATGCCCCCGGAGATCAAGTGCCTGTGGGTCGAGTCGGATGAGCCTACGGGGCCTTTCGGCGCCAAGTCTCTTGCGGAGCCGTGTCTGATTGTGCCCGCCCCGGCCATCGCCAATGCCGTCTATAACGCCATCGGCGTGCGGGTGCGCGAATTGCCCATCACCCCTGAAAAAATACTGGCGGCACTCGGGAAGCTCGAGCCAGCCTGA
- a CDS encoding (2Fe-2S)-binding protein: MKHPMILEVNGERHELAVEASSTLLDVLREELGLFSPKKGCDSGGCGCCTVLLDGRAVYSCMVFAMAAQDKKIITIEGLAKAGKLDPLQEAFIQAGAVQCGYCTSGMIMAAKEFLSSARAPSDPEIRQAISGNLCRCTGYHKTVDAIRMAASGR, encoded by the coding sequence ATGAAACATCCGATGATTCTTGAAGTGAACGGGGAACGTCACGAACTCGCAGTGGAGGCCTCTTCCACGCTGCTCGACGTTTTGCGGGAAGAGCTCGGTCTGTTCAGCCCCAAGAAGGGGTGCGATTCCGGAGGCTGCGGCTGCTGCACGGTCCTGCTGGACGGCCGCGCTGTCTATTCCTGCATGGTGTTCGCCATGGCCGCGCAGGACAAGAAGATCATCACCATCGAAGGACTGGCAAAGGCCGGCAAGCTTGATCCGCTCCAGGAAGCCTTTATTCAGGCGGGGGCCGTCCAGTGCGGCTATTGCACCAGCGGCATGATTATGGCCGCCAAAGAGTTTCTCTCGAGTGCGCGTGCACCGAGCGATCCGGAGATCCGCCAGGCCATCTCCGGCAACCTGTGCCGTTGCACCGGCTATCACAAGACGGTGGATGCGATTCGCATGGCCGCATCCGGCCGTTGA
- the rpmB gene encoding 50S ribosomal protein L28 translates to MAMKCELCDKGPSFGNIISHANNTRRRRWNPNLRRMHVLVGGVRKHLRVCTACIRAGRVTKAA, encoded by the coding sequence ATGGCAATGAAGTGTGAATTGTGCGACAAAGGGCCGTCCTTCGGCAACATAATCAGCCACGCCAACAACACCCGGCGGCGGCGCTGGAATCCCAACCTGCGGCGCATGCATGTGCTGGTGGGCGGGGTGCGCAAGCATCTCAGGGTGTGCACGGCCTGCATCCGCGCCGGCCGCGTCACGAAAGCCGCCTGA